TTTCAATGGCCAACATCTTTGGCTAATGCGCGAACGAGGTCGAGGTGAGCTGGCAGGGAAAGCATCTCGGTTGTCACTTTGGAATGATTTACGTGGTCGTTGGGATGTTAATCGACTACAGAAACCTCGCATCAACTTGGATCGTTAATTATGACTCTATACCGACAACTCGTCGTTACCATGTTGTTATTGTTTGTGCTGTTATTTGTCACCGCCTATTCGGTGCAATTTAGCTCCACGAGAAGCTATTTGGCTCAGCAACAAGAAACCACTGTCATTAATACGGTGACCTCTTTGGGCTTGGCGCTAACGCCGTATTTAGAAACGAGCGATATTGTCGGCGCAGAGTCGGTGATTAATGCGGTATTTGATGGTGGGTTTTATCGCAAAGTCGATCTTAAGCTATTAGCGGTAGATAAAGAGATCAGCCGTGAACATGAAATTTTTCTGCCGAGCGTGCCGCAATGGTTTATTGATTTAGACTTATTTGAAGGTGCGAAAAGTGAAGTGGTGCTCACGTCGGGTTGGCTGCAGTTAGGTGAGTTGTCAGTTGAAGGACACCCCAGCCAAGCGTATTACCAGTTATGGCAAGGCATGAGCCAGTTAGCATTTTGGTTTGTGATGTGTTTTGTACTGGTGTGGGCGCTATTAGTACTAGCAATGCGCTATTTACTAAAGCCACTGCATGATATTGAACATCATGCCCGAGAGATTGAACAGCATCATTTTGGTAAAGCAATAGCGCTACCCAGCACTCGCGAGCTAAGAGAAGTGGTGAAAGCCATTAACTCGATGAGCCAAAAACTTGAGCTGCAATTTAAAGAACAAGCCGATGAAGCCGAACGCTTACGCCATAAAACTTTTATCGATGAAGTGTCGGGATTAGGAAACAGAGAGTATTTTTTATCGCAAAGCCAGTCTTGGCTTAGTGAGCATCGCCAAGGCACCATAATGTTGGTGGCCGTGGATATGTTAGAGCAATTGTATCTAGAAGAAGGTTTTGCGGCGCGTGATAGCTTGGTCAAAGCCATAGCTTTGAATTTACGCCAACTTTGCCAGCGTTATAACGATTTTGCCTTATCTCGGATTTCTACTAACGAGTTTGCGCTTTTGCTTCCTGAGTTTGAGCCCACCGTGTTAACTGCGTTAGGCGAGGAGATAAATCGCTTTATTGCGGGGCTGGTGATTAACCCAGTCAGCCCGCACAATATATCCATTATTGGTGCTGGTGTATTACAACAGCAAGACACGATTGGCCAAGTGCTTACGCGCGCCGATAATGCGCTTAACCAAGCTCGCATGAATGCTGAAGGGGCGGTGGTAATTAAGCATCAGCCACAAAAGAACGACTTAGGCAGACTGGCGTGGAAGAAGCTGGTTGAGCACGCATTAGTAGAAGATAATTTTAAGCTAAGCAGTCAAGCGGTAATGGATTTTGCCGGTCATGTGCAGCATGAAGAGCTCTATATTGCAATTAATCAAGAAGATGCGGTGCATGGTGCTGGCAGTTTCTTATCGGTGGTTGAACAATTTAAGTTAGGTGAAAAACTCGACTTACATATTATTGAGCGCGCACTTCGCTATCTTAGTGACAACAGCCAAGTAAAATTAGCCGTGAACCTCACCGCTTATAGTTGTGGGCAAGCCAGCTTTTGGCATCAGCTAGACTTATTGCTGGCCAAGTACGCGTCAGCGGCTTCGCAGTTGCTATTAGAGCTACCCGAAAGTGCTTTTGTCAGTAATAAACGAGCATTAATGACCCCGCTCAGTCAGCTTAGGGTAGGGTGGGGCATTGATCATTTTGGACGTCACTTTGATCTCTTAACTCAGTTTGGCGATCTGCGCCCCCATTACGTTAAGCTCGATCACGGCTACACTAGCCAAGTGGCGCTGCCTGATTATAACGATGCCTTCTTAGCGGCTGTGTGTCGTGCAGCACACAGCATGGGCGCACAAACCATTGCCACCCGAGTAGAAACCAAAGAACAAGTTAATGTGCTTAAAACGCTGTATGTTGATGCTTATCAAGGCTATATCAGCCCGCCTCATCGGCTTTAAAGGAACACAACTGTGATGCGTCTGCTTAATGAAGTTTATCAAGCAGGCGCTTATCGATGTGAGTTATTAAGCGACAATGGCTTTTTAGCTATTAAACATGAGTCGCTCTCTGTTTCGGGTTACTACATTGATTTAAACTAGACGAATAGAGTCTTCGCCTCTTACTTAAGATTTTCATATTAAGGTTTTTATGCGCATTATTACTGTTAGCTCTTTGTTAGTACCCTTGCTGTTTAGTAGCAGTGTGTGGGCGCTTGCTCTTCCTGATAAGCCTCATTTAGTCATTCAAGGACAATCAGAGATTAAGGTCGCGCCCGACATGGCCACTATTCGCTTAATGGTCACGGCGCTTAAGCCAGAAGCGCTCGCCGCTAAAGAAGAGGTAGATACTAAAGTTGCGGCTTTATTTAGCCAGCTGGCGGCGCTGGGCTTGACTAAAAAAGACATTGATAGTGCCAGTGTAATAACGCGGCCTGAATATCAATATAATAAGGATCAAGAAAGTCCAACTTTGGTCGGTTATCATGGCGAGCGCCATATTACGCTGCGCCTCTATGACCTCGATAAATTAAGCGCCACCCTCAACACCGTGTTAGAGCAAGGCATTCAGAATATTCAGCAAGTCAGCTATGACAGTCAGCAAGCGTCTGAGCTACAAAAGCAAGCGCGCAGCGCCGCCGTAATGAATGCCCGAACACAGGCTGAAGAATTAGCAGACGCCGCTCAACGCAAGCTGGGTGAAGTGTATAGCATTGATTATCAGCCCCAACGTCTCTCTTCTCCTCGCCCTTATGGCTTAATGAATGCAAAAATGGCCGATAGCGAACAACGAGATGCCAGTTATGTGCAAAATGACATTGAGTTTAGCGATCAAGTACAAATGGTATTTTTGCTCAATTAAACCTCTGGCATTTATCGCTAATCGCTAGCGCTGGCTGTCTTAAAAAGCCACGTGCGTTGAGTTTTTCTTGCAGGATGTGAGAGCGAGAAAAGAGGAGCGGGATTTTTAAAAATATGGATAGCAGAAAAAAGTGTGACTTTGCTAACATAAATTCCCACAGCCCCATGTTTTTGGTACTTTAAGTAGATACCCACGCAGCAGTTATAAAGGAATAGGTCATGGCTCACTACTCTTTAGATAAAGATAAAATCAAAATTCTATTGCTTGAAGGCGTGCACAAAGGTGCCGTTGAGATGTTTAAAAATGCCGGTTATAGCAACATCGACTATTTAAAGACCTCATTAACCGATGAAGAACTAAAAGAGCGCATTAAAGATGTGCATTTTGTTGGTTTACGCTCTCGTACTCAAATTACCGAGTCGGTATTAGATGTGGCAGAGAAGCTGGTCGCCATTGGTTGCTTTTGCATAGGCACCAACCAAGTTGACTTAGATGCAGCGGCTATTCGCGGTATCCCCGTGTTTAATGCGCCTTTCTCTAACACCCGTAGTGTAGCGGAGTTGGTGCTGGGTGAGATTTTATTATTATTCCGTGGTATTCCGGAGCGTAACGCGAAAGCGCACCGCGGTGAGTGGCAAAAAACGGCAACCCATGCTTTTGAAGCTCGTGGTAAACGCTTAGGTATTATCGGCTATGGCCATATTGGTATTCAGTTAAGCATTATTGCCGAAAGCATCGGTATGCAAGTGTCTTATTACGACATTGAAGCTAAATTATCCTTAGGTAATGCCACGCAGGTTTATAACTTGGAAGAGCTGCTAAGCCAGTCTGATGTTGTGTCTTTGCATGTGCCTGAAACGCCAGAAACTCAAAATATGTTTGGCGCCGCTGAGCTTGCCATGATGAAGCCTGGCTCTATTTTAATTAATGCTTCTCGCGGTACTGTGGTTGATATTGAAGCGTTAGCTGAGTCATTGCGCACTAAGCACTTAGCAGGCGCGGCCATTGACGTATTCCCAGTAGAGCCTAAGTCAAATGATGAAGAGTTTGTGTCACCCCTGCGCAACTTTGACAACGTGATCTTAACGCCACACATTGGCGGCTCTACTCAAGAAGCGCAAGAAAATATTGGCTATGAAGTGGCAGGCAAGCTGATTAAATACTCAGACAATGGCTCTACTTTATCTGCTGTTAACTTCCCAGAAGTGACGTTGCCAGAACATCCTGATACCAGCCGTTTGCTGCATATTCACCACAACAAGCCCGGTATTTTAAGCCAAATAGTGCAGGCATTCTCGGCCGAAAATATCAATATTGCCTCTCAGTATCTGCAAACGACTCCCACTATTGGTTATGTGGTTATTGAGGTGGAAACTGCACAAAGTGAGCAAGCACTTACTAAGCTTAAGAGCATTGAAGGTACCATTCGTGCTCGTATCGTGCATTAATAACTCAGCTTATTAAAAAGGGGCCTGTTGGCCCTTTTTTTATTGCCGATATGCAAGTGCGCTTAAAAGCTGGTGGCTTGAATATCCATTTCATCAACGAAGCGCTCAAGATTGATTTCTGCTTGTTTAACTTCATCAAAGCTTGCGATATGAAAGACTGCATCTCCTTCGTTCACTAATGGCATGGTAAGACACCCGATCACAATGCCGCTTTTAGGTGTGATCACTTCTCTGGCTTGAGCCCCAAGAGGCGCGGTAATCGTCCCTAAGCATTGGCCTTTAGTGACTCTATCCCCAAGGCG
This genomic window from Oceanisphaera avium contains:
- the serA gene encoding phosphoglycerate dehydrogenase, which produces MAHYSLDKDKIKILLLEGVHKGAVEMFKNAGYSNIDYLKTSLTDEELKERIKDVHFVGLRSRTQITESVLDVAEKLVAIGCFCIGTNQVDLDAAAIRGIPVFNAPFSNTRSVAELVLGEILLLFRGIPERNAKAHRGEWQKTATHAFEARGKRLGIIGYGHIGIQLSIIAESIGMQVSYYDIEAKLSLGNATQVYNLEELLSQSDVVSLHVPETPETQNMFGAAELAMMKPGSILINASRGTVVDIEALAESLRTKHLAGAAIDVFPVEPKSNDEEFVSPLRNFDNVILTPHIGGSTQEAQENIGYEVAGKLIKYSDNGSTLSAVNFPEVTLPEHPDTSRLLHIHHNKPGILSQIVQAFSAENINIASQYLQTTPTIGYVVIEVETAQSEQALTKLKSIEGTIRARIVH
- a CDS encoding EAL domain-containing protein, whose translation is MTLYRQLVVTMLLLFVLLFVTAYSVQFSSTRSYLAQQQETTVINTVTSLGLALTPYLETSDIVGAESVINAVFDGGFYRKVDLKLLAVDKEISREHEIFLPSVPQWFIDLDLFEGAKSEVVLTSGWLQLGELSVEGHPSQAYYQLWQGMSQLAFWFVMCFVLVWALLVLAMRYLLKPLHDIEHHAREIEQHHFGKAIALPSTRELREVVKAINSMSQKLELQFKEQADEAERLRHKTFIDEVSGLGNREYFLSQSQSWLSEHRQGTIMLVAVDMLEQLYLEEGFAARDSLVKAIALNLRQLCQRYNDFALSRISTNEFALLLPEFEPTVLTALGEEINRFIAGLVINPVSPHNISIIGAGVLQQQDTIGQVLTRADNALNQARMNAEGAVVIKHQPQKNDLGRLAWKKLVEHALVEDNFKLSSQAVMDFAGHVQHEELYIAINQEDAVHGAGSFLSVVEQFKLGEKLDLHIIERALRYLSDNSQVKLAVNLTAYSCGQASFWHQLDLLLAKYASAASQLLLELPESAFVSNKRALMTPLSQLRVGWGIDHFGRHFDLLTQFGDLRPHYVKLDHGYTSQVALPDYNDAFLAAVCRAAHSMGAQTIATRVETKEQVNVLKTLYVDAYQGYISPPHRL
- a CDS encoding SIMPL domain-containing protein, producing MRIITVSSLLVPLLFSSSVWALALPDKPHLVIQGQSEIKVAPDMATIRLMVTALKPEALAAKEEVDTKVAALFSQLAALGLTKKDIDSASVITRPEYQYNKDQESPTLVGYHGERHITLRLYDLDKLSATLNTVLEQGIQNIQQVSYDSQQASELQKQARSAAVMNARTQAEELADAAQRKLGEVYSIDYQPQRLSSPRPYGLMNAKMADSEQRDASYVQNDIEFSDQVQMVFLLN